From Rutidosis leptorrhynchoides isolate AG116_Rl617_1_P2 chromosome 3, CSIRO_AGI_Rlap_v1, whole genome shotgun sequence, a single genomic window includes:
- the LOC139900411 gene encoding uncharacterized protein, translating into MESVFRLCNCGEADKVKYATGNLSGGALTWWTAYAGTFGWTAALAIPWETLKTMLAGKYCPRNQVQKFEVEFWELRMKNLEVEEYSNRFLELAALCPSMVTPESKKIEKYIIGLPPHIQGNVIAAGKENIEATIKCKKIGHSAKNCKVGLPTTNTNQTVPTCFGYGKKGHYKTNCPKNNTATTGNAKGRAFVMTVEEARDDDDVITGSFDVVLGMDWLSPMKVGIQCFNKTINIPLETGEILVIQGDKSGSKLNLISCIKTRKYLLKGCQAILAYIKEVKPDERRIKDVHVAKDFPEAPYQLAPSEMKELSMQLQELLEIGFIRLSSSP; encoded by the exons atggaatctgtgTTTCGTTTGTGTAACTGCGGTGAAGCTGACAAGGTCAAGTATGCTACTGGAAATCTATCTGGTggagctttaacttggtggactgcataTGCTGGTACATTTGGATGGACTGCTGCCCTAGCCATACCATGGGAAACATTAAAAACCATGCTGGCTGGTAAGTATTGTCCCAGGAATCAAGTCCAGAAATTTGAAGTCGAATTCTGGGAGTTAAGAATGAAAAATCTTGAAGTTGAAGAATATAGCAACCGATTTCTGGAGCTAGCTGCTCTATGCCCTAGTATGGTTACTCCTGAAAGCAAGAAGATTGAAAAGTATATCATCGGTCTTCCTCCTCATATTCAGGGGAATGTTATAGCTGCTGGTAAAGAAAATATTGAGGCTACGAT AAAATGTAAGAAGATTGGTCACTCGGCCAAGAATTGCAAGGTTGGTCTGCCTACTACAAATACAAATCAAACCGTGCCTACTTGTTTCGGTTATGGGAAAAAGGGGCATTACAAAACCAACTGCCCTAAGAACAATACTGCAACAACTGGTAATGCTAAGGGAAGAGCATTCGTCATGACTGTTGAAGAAGCTAGGGACGACGATGACGTCATTACTG gaagctttgatgtagtcttagggatggattggttatccccGATGAAAGTGGGTATCCAGTGTTTTAATAAGACAATTAATATTCCTCTCGAAACTGGTGAAATTCTTGTTATCCAAGGAGATAAGAGTGGTTCCAAACTTAATCTTATCTCATGCATCAAAACCCGAAAGTACCTTTTGAAAGGATGTCAAGCTATTTTGGCTTACATAAAGGAAGTCAAGCCAGATGAACGGCGTATTAAAGACGTTCATGTTGCTAAAgactttcctgaa gcaccataccagCTAGCTCCATCAGAAATGAAAGAGCTATCTATGCAACTACAAGAGCTTCTGGAGATAGGATTCATTCGTCTTAGCTCATCACCGTAG